In Calothrix sp. PCC 7507, one DNA window encodes the following:
- a CDS encoding polysaccharide biosynthesis tyrosine autokinase: protein MTPPIVKRYLIAFEKYKWIGLASFVLVVAGSTVVAVQPEPPPIYIADGALTYTRPPVSFSATGTEIQQQGQALSEEVLLSNQIIESVAAKVNVKPDKIGKSVALSLPKAADSKEKEAAASTVIVIKYRDTNAKLAKEILQELMLEMIKLSGNINSGRLNAIIEKINERVPQVKGELQAAEKRLEQYDRIERPAILAAENGSLLGAVTSSQNQQRQIQLTISGLDAQILSLQDKLGLNVKQASISSALSADPIIASLRSQIYQTESQMALLRKDLRPEHPTMIQLQRQKQASEELLQQRAAEVIGGSGITTPLAGNVQNIRTQSNLDPARQQLANQMVALQTQRDTLKQQLAQQIKEEVKLRREYSLIPNKQLERSRLEQEVALKKAVYDQMQAKLTDAKTAEAETVTSLSVAKPPTILPLIIKPKSLPVTLAIGGFMGLVVGGGVVFLLGSLEGTFKTKEDIRESLKQREVAVLGEIPIMPVDDLDKSAVPVILALDSPYLEFYEKFRSNLRRIGGKNLKVVLIASTVSSEGKTATAYNLGIASARAGKRTLIIETDVRSPSCCSSLKVTSDPDATIEPLRYYARLSECIHLVPDVENLYIIPSPGPVQQAPAILESSEMRRLMEDARERYDLVILDTSPLSLSNDPLLIQPYSDGIILVTRPIYTQENMLGEAVDQLMESELGLLGAIINATDSVVSLPEPVLEPATTSPQEESAEVSI from the coding sequence ATGACACCACCAATTGTTAAACGTTATCTTATTGCTTTTGAAAAATATAAGTGGATTGGACTAGCCAGTTTTGTTTTAGTTGTGGCGGGGTCAACGGTTGTCGCTGTACAACCAGAGCCACCCCCCATATACATAGCAGACGGCGCACTTACATATACGCGTCCACCAGTTTCATTCTCGGCAACTGGTACTGAAATTCAGCAGCAAGGACAGGCGCTGAGTGAGGAAGTTTTGCTATCTAACCAGATTATTGAATCTGTGGCAGCGAAGGTCAATGTTAAACCAGACAAGATTGGTAAAAGTGTTGCACTCAGTCTGCCCAAAGCAGCAGATAGTAAGGAGAAAGAGGCGGCAGCATCTACCGTTATTGTCATCAAATATAGAGATACTAATGCCAAGCTAGCTAAAGAGATATTGCAAGAATTGATGCTGGAAATGATTAAGTTGAGTGGCAATATTAATAGTGGACGATTAAACGCAATTATTGAGAAGATTAACGAGCGTGTACCGCAGGTTAAAGGGGAACTACAAGCTGCGGAAAAAAGATTAGAACAATACGATCGCATCGAACGACCAGCAATATTAGCCGCTGAAAATGGTAGTCTGCTGGGTGCAGTTACTAGCAGTCAAAATCAGCAACGCCAAATTCAACTAACTATTTCGGGGCTAGATGCCCAAATTCTCAGTTTGCAGGACAAATTGGGCTTAAATGTCAAACAAGCTTCTATTTCCTCAGCTTTGAGTGCCGATCCCATTATTGCCAGCTTGCGATCGCAAATTTATCAAACTGAATCACAAATGGCCTTGCTCCGCAAAGATTTGCGACCTGAACACCCAACAATGATTCAGTTGCAGCGCCAGAAACAAGCCTCAGAGGAATTGTTACAACAACGTGCAGCAGAGGTGATTGGGGGTAGTGGTATCACTACGCCATTAGCTGGTAATGTTCAGAATATCCGTACTCAAAGCAACTTAGATCCAGCACGGCAGCAGTTAGCAAACCAGATGGTGGCTTTGCAAACCCAACGAGACACACTAAAACAACAATTAGCGCAACAAATCAAAGAAGAAGTAAAACTGCGCCGAGAATATTCTCTAATACCTAATAAACAATTAGAGCGATCGCGTTTAGAACAAGAGGTTGCACTCAAAAAAGCCGTCTATGACCAAATGCAGGCGAAGCTAACTGACGCTAAAACAGCAGAAGCAGAAACTGTCACCAGCCTCAGCGTTGCCAAACCACCAACAATACTCCCTCTGATCATCAAACCAAAAAGCCTGCCTGTCACCCTGGCTATTGGTGGTTTTATGGGATTGGTGGTTGGTGGTGGGGTAGTGTTTTTATTAGGTTCGTTAGAGGGAACTTTCAAAACCAAAGAAGATATCCGCGAGAGCCTCAAACAGCGGGAAGTGGCAGTTTTGGGAGAAATCCCCATTATGCCAGTAGATGACTTAGATAAATCTGCTGTGCCAGTTATCTTGGCATTAGATTCTCCCTATTTAGAATTTTATGAGAAATTCCGCAGTAATTTACGCCGTATTGGTGGGAAGAATTTAAAGGTGGTGTTAATAGCTAGCACCGTTAGTTCTGAGGGGAAAACAGCCACTGCTTATAACTTGGGTATAGCTTCCGCCCGTGCTGGCAAAAGAACTTTGATTATTGAAACAGATGTGCGATCGCCTTCTTGCTGTTCATCCCTCAAAGTTACCTCCGATCCTGACGCCACTATTGAACCCCTACGCTATTATGCCAGACTGAGCGAATGTATCCACCTGGTTCCTGATGTAGAAAATTTATACATTATTCCCAGTCCAGGGCCTGTGCAACAAGCCCCAGCAATTCTCGAATCCAGCGAAATGCGAAGGCTGATGGAGGATGCCCGTGAACGCTATGACTTAGTAATTTTAGATACTAGTCCCCTCAGCCTATCTAATGATCCTTTGTTAATCCAACCCTACAGCGATGGGATCATCTTGGTGACGCGACCAATTTATACACAAGAAAACATGCTGGGTGAAGCGGTTGATCAATTGATGGAATCTGAACTGGGGCTGTTGGGCGCGATTATCAATGCTACTGATAGCGTCGTTTCACTGCCTGAACCGGTTTTAGAACCAGCCACAACTTCACCACAGGAAGAATCAGCAGAAGTATCTATATAG
- a CDS encoding polysaccharide biosynthesis/export family protein codes for MFIALNSHIRAFSALCFVGFQLGVFLTTVTQPVVAQPIPSPEQSPGQPSPLPADAELVPPSANEENSPQLNRYLLGPGDVVSIGLQRPPGAYRLGPGDAISVVVQRFPDLSFQAAINPEGNVVVPLLGTVSLQGLTLQAAQEKIRGLLNRYVINPVIVLSLSGQRQDLNIQAVINPEGNIVVPQVGTVSLQGLSLEEAQEKIRLGLSRFLVDPIVVVSLANPRPVQVTVSGEVFRPGIYSISSLTPRVPDALLSSGGSTTIADLRQVQVRRRLLDGSVISKTIDLYAALQNGSSLPNLRLQDGDAIVVPRREVGTDDGYDRNLVARSTLAIPQIKIRVLNYASGGIVNQALPNGSSFVDALSGINLDTANLRDIALVRFDPERGQAVTQKLDAKRALGGDISQNVPLQDNDVIVVGRNLIGRITNALTTITQPFFNIQSFIRFFDFFSGGSSK; via the coding sequence ATGTTTATAGCTCTCAATTCTCATATACGTGCATTCAGCGCCTTGTGTTTTGTCGGGTTTCAATTAGGCGTTTTTTTGACAACAGTAACTCAACCTGTTGTTGCCCAGCCTATACCATCTCCAGAACAATCACCAGGACAACCATCCCCGCTTCCAGCAGATGCGGAACTTGTACCACCAAGTGCAAATGAAGAAAATTCCCCCCAACTCAACCGCTATCTTTTAGGTCCAGGAGATGTAGTTAGTATTGGACTTCAGCGCCCTCCTGGTGCATACCGTTTAGGACCAGGAGATGCCATTAGTGTTGTAGTTCAGCGCTTTCCCGATTTGAGCTTTCAAGCAGCTATTAATCCAGAAGGTAACGTTGTTGTACCACTACTAGGAACAGTGTCACTACAAGGTTTGACTCTACAAGCAGCACAAGAAAAAATCCGCGGGTTGCTTAATCGTTACGTTATTAATCCAGTTATAGTTCTGTCATTATCAGGGCAGCGTCAGGATTTAAATATTCAAGCGGTAATTAATCCAGAAGGTAACATTGTCGTGCCACAAGTAGGGACTGTATCCTTGCAAGGCTTGAGTTTGGAAGAAGCCCAAGAAAAAATTCGCTTGGGTTTAAGTCGTTTTCTGGTCGATCCAATTGTGGTTGTTTCATTAGCAAATCCGCGACCAGTCCAAGTGACTGTGAGCGGGGAAGTTTTTCGTCCGGGAATTTATTCTATTTCGTCGTTAACACCCCGCGTTCCTGATGCTTTGCTCTCATCTGGTGGTTCGACGACGATCGCAGACCTGCGACAAGTACAAGTACGTCGGCGGTTGCTGGATGGTTCGGTGATTTCAAAAACTATTGACCTATACGCGGCGCTACAAAATGGCAGTTCATTGCCTAATTTACGACTACAAGACGGTGATGCGATCGTTGTACCGCGTCGGGAAGTTGGTACTGATGATGGTTACGATCGCAATTTGGTAGCTCGTTCCACTTTGGCCATACCACAAATTAAAATCAGGGTCTTAAATTATGCATCAGGGGGAATCGTCAATCAAGCACTGCCTAATGGTAGTAGTTTTGTTGATGCTTTAAGCGGCATCAATCTCGATACTGCCAACCTCCGGGATATCGCCCTAGTACGCTTCGATCCTGAAAGAGGACAAGCTGTTACCCAAAAACTTGATGCAAAAAGGGCTTTGGGAGGCGATATATCTCAAAATGTGCCACTCCAAGACAATGATGTTATTGTTGTTGGCCGTAACCTCATCGGTAGAATTACTAATGCTCTGACTACGATTACCCAACCATTCTTTAATATTCAAAGCTTCATCCGCTTCTTCGACTTCTTTAGCGGTGGATCTTCAAAATAG
- a CDS encoding cyanoexosortase B system-associated protein translates to MISLSKLLKGNQWTQVVVLLSLLVLLGVGAVPGYLTGQWQWQKPSPVSHLKELRQIRKTGLTLPGWQTVEQTEQQVGEKKWSLQVIKKPDLPTQPILLLLPQNSSTAQPEEEWSEINSWGKSRWGKWDIAQYRSAEFTFKPPSGLGSNTTTKIDARFFRASTPQESFAVLQWYALPDGGHPSPLRWFVADQLAQWRKHRTPWVGVSILIPIEPLGQVETAWSLAQSLGETVQVALMAGPL, encoded by the coding sequence ATGATTTCCTTATCTAAGTTGCTCAAGGGAAACCAATGGACTCAGGTAGTAGTACTGTTGTCATTGCTGGTGCTGTTGGGTGTGGGAGCAGTTCCCGGATACCTCACAGGACAATGGCAATGGCAAAAGCCATCACCTGTCTCCCATCTCAAAGAATTGAGACAGATACGCAAGACAGGGTTAACCCTCCCTGGTTGGCAAACTGTTGAACAAACCGAACAACAAGTCGGTGAAAAAAAATGGTCGTTACAAGTAATCAAGAAACCAGACTTGCCAACTCAGCCGATACTACTTTTGTTACCGCAAAATAGTTCTACTGCTCAACCAGAGGAGGAGTGGTCAGAAATTAACAGTTGGGGAAAGTCACGCTGGGGAAAGTGGGATATAGCTCAATACCGCTCCGCCGAATTTACTTTTAAACCCCCATCAGGATTAGGGTCAAATACTACAACTAAAATAGACGCTAGGTTCTTTCGCGCCTCTACACCACAGGAATCTTTTGCTGTATTACAATGGTACGCCTTGCCCGACGGTGGACACCCATCACCTTTACGCTGGTTTGTGGCAGATCAATTAGCACAGTGGCGCAAACATAGAACTCCTTGGGTTGGGGTGAGCATTCTCATACCCATAGAACCTTTAGGACAAGTGGAGACAGCCTGGTCTTTAGCTCAGTCTCTTGGGGAAACAGTACAAGTGGCGTTAATGGCAGGCCCTTTGTGA
- the crtB gene encoding cyanoexosortase B, whose product MALQIQVKNRNTSQLLNVAIIGILLLLYVPILLHWLDGWLHKNISIEHEYFSHGMIGLPFAAYLVWLKRKQWQRLPDTTHPLGAVLLLVGGVFYLSGVPEWVNLSLPAILAGLCLWFKGSSGFRLQGFPLLLVFLATPTALPYLIVPYTLPLQSFIAGTAGFILNQFGMEVTVDQTNLYVGGRIVEVAPYCAGLKMLFTTIYVSLMLLYWTDVLSSRRITIWFLSIAVIISISANIVRNTILTFFHGTGQEAGFHWLHDSWGGDLYSTCMLMLLVPLLNRINSYFSTNVETTKLEET is encoded by the coding sequence ATGGCACTTCAAATACAGGTTAAAAATAGAAATACATCACAACTGTTAAATGTAGCAATTATAGGCATTCTATTATTACTTTATGTCCCCATATTGCTACACTGGTTAGATGGCTGGCTCCACAAAAACATTAGTATAGAACATGAATATTTCAGTCACGGAATGATTGGTCTACCATTTGCTGCCTATCTAGTTTGGTTGAAACGGAAACAGTGGCAACGTCTACCAGATACTACCCATCCTTTAGGCGCTGTTTTATTGTTAGTGGGGGGAGTTTTTTATTTAAGTGGTGTTCCTGAATGGGTTAACCTTTCCCTCCCCGCAATCCTCGCTGGATTATGCCTATGGTTCAAAGGTAGCTCAGGGTTTCGATTGCAAGGATTCCCCTTATTGCTAGTATTTCTCGCAACCCCAACAGCATTACCTTACCTGATTGTTCCCTATACCTTACCTCTCCAAAGTTTTATAGCAGGGACTGCAGGCTTCATCCTAAATCAATTTGGCATGGAAGTAACTGTTGACCAAACCAATCTATATGTTGGTGGACGAATTGTAGAAGTAGCCCCTTATTGTGCGGGGTTGAAAATGTTATTTACAACAATCTATGTCAGCTTAATGCTGCTTTATTGGACTGATGTCTTATCTTCACGCCGCATAACTATTTGGTTTTTATCCATTGCTGTTATCATTAGCATTAGTGCCAATATTGTTCGCAACACAATACTCACCTTCTTTCACGGTACAGGTCAAGAAGCAGGTTTTCATTGGTTGCATGACAGTTGGGGTGGCGACCTCTATTCTACTTGTATGCTGATGTTACTAGTACCCCTGTTGAACCGGATTAATAGCTATTTCTCTACAAATGTAGAAACTACAAAATTAGAAGAGACTTAG
- a CDS encoding DegT/DnrJ/EryC1/StrS aminotransferase family protein, whose protein sequence is MNKTITRIPFVDLNLQHQPIQIQLEQAIQAVLKQGDFILGQAVSDFEAAFAAASGAEYGVGVASGTDAIALGLEACNIGAGDEVILPANTFVATLIGVLRVGAKPVFVDCDRQTALIDLEAAAKAITPHTKAIIPVHLYGQMVSPRQLLDFADTYKLIIFEDAAQAHLAERDGYRAGSVGTAAAFSFYPSKNLGAFGDGGMLLTKDPNIAQKMLRLRNYGSSQKYVHIESGTNSRLDTLQAAVLREKLPYLPKWNSDRLNIAQQYDLELQPLISAGIIPMQNYSGRGHVYHLYVIRIDDSCPLDRQQIQEQLTAAGIQTGIHYPIPCHLQPAFTNLGYQVGDFPQAEKLAKEILSLPMYPGLSNSQVREVITAIASILSSEQQQLLCI, encoded by the coding sequence ATGAATAAAACAATTACTAGAATTCCCTTTGTAGACCTTAACTTACAACATCAGCCGATTCAAATTCAACTAGAGCAAGCAATACAGGCTGTACTAAAACAGGGAGATTTTATTTTAGGGCAAGCAGTCTCAGATTTTGAGGCAGCATTTGCGGCTGCATCTGGCGCAGAATATGGTGTAGGTGTGGCATCAGGAACAGATGCGATCGCTCTCGGCTTAGAAGCCTGTAATATTGGTGCTGGGGATGAAGTGATTTTACCCGCTAATACTTTTGTCGCCACACTAATTGGAGTTCTACGTGTCGGAGCAAAACCAGTTTTTGTAGATTGCGATCGCCAAACAGCCTTAATTGATTTAGAAGCAGCAGCTAAAGCGATAACACCCCATACCAAAGCAATTATTCCTGTACATCTTTATGGTCAGATGGTATCACCAAGGCAACTATTAGATTTTGCCGATACTTACAAACTAATTATTTTTGAAGATGCAGCACAAGCACATTTAGCAGAAAGAGACGGATATCGGGCTGGTTCAGTAGGAACTGCAGCAGCTTTTAGCTTCTATCCCAGCAAGAATTTAGGAGCATTTGGAGATGGGGGAATGCTATTGACAAAAGACCCAAACATCGCCCAAAAAATGTTGCGCTTGCGGAATTATGGTTCATCGCAAAAGTATGTGCATATTGAATCGGGGACAAATAGTCGCTTGGATACTTTGCAAGCAGCGGTGTTGCGAGAAAAACTGCCATATTTACCAAAATGGAATAGCGATCGCCTAAATATTGCCCAGCAGTATGATCTAGAATTACAACCTCTAATATCCGCTGGCATCATTCCCATGCAAAACTACAGCGGTAGAGGACATGTGTATCATCTTTATGTAATTAGAATTGATGATTCTTGTCCCCTAGATCGCCAGCAAATTCAGGAACAATTGACAGCAGCTGGAATTCAAACTGGCATTCACTACCCGATCCCTTGCCATCTACAGCCAGCATTCACTAACTTAGGTTATCAAGTGGGAGATTTTCCCCAAGCAGAAAAGCTAGCAAAAGAAATATTATCATTACCCATGTATCCTGGTTTAAGCAATAGCCAAGTTAGAGAAGTAATAACAGCGATCGCATCCATTCTCAGCAGCGAACAGCAACAGTTATTGTGTATTTAA